The following proteins are co-located in the Panthera tigris isolate Pti1 chromosome F2, P.tigris_Pti1_mat1.1, whole genome shotgun sequence genome:
- the KCNS2 gene encoding potassium voltage-gated channel subfamily S member 2, protein MTRRSLWDVSEANVEDGEIRINVGGFKRRLRSHTLLRFPETRLGRLLLCHSREAILELCDDYDDVQREFYFDRNPELFPYVLHFYHTGKLHVMAELCVFSFSQEIEYWGINEFFIDSCCSYSYHGRKVEPEQEKWDEQSDQESTTSSFDEILAFYNDASKFDGQPLGNFRRQLWLALDNPGYSVLSRVFSILSILVVLGSIITMCLNSLPDFQIPDSQGNPGEDPRFEIVEHFGIAWFTFELVARFAVAPDFLKFFKNALNLIDLMSIVPFYITLVVNLVVESTPTLANLGRVAQVLRLMRIFRILKLARHSTGLRSLGATLKYSYKEVGLLLLYLSVGISIFSVVAYTIEKEENEGLTTIPACWWWATVSMTTVGYGDVVPGTTAGKLTASACILAGILVVVLPITLIFNKFSHFYRRQKQLESAMRSCDFGDGMKEVPSVNLRDYYAHKVKSLMASLTNMSRSSPSELSLNDSLH, encoded by the coding sequence ATGACCCGCCGGAGCCTGTGGGACGTGTCGGAGGCCAACGTCGAAGATGGAGAGATCCGCATCAACGTAGGAGGCTTCAAGAGGCGGCTGCGCTCGCACACCCTGCTGCGCTTTCCTGAGACGCGTCTGGGCCGCCTGCTGCTCTGCCACTCGCGCGAGGCCATTCTGGAGCTCTGTGATGACTACGACGATGTCCAGCGTGAGTTCTACTTTGACCGCAACCCCGAGCTCTTCCCCTATGTGCTGCATTTCTACCACACTGGCAAGCTTCACGTCATGGCCGAGCTGTGCGTCTTCTCCTTCAGCCAGGAGATCGAGTACTGGGGCATTAACGAGTTCTTCATCGATTCCTGCTGCAGCTACAGCTACCATGGCCGCAAAGTGGAGCCCGAACAGGAGAAGTGGGATGAGCAGAGCGACCAGGAGAGCACCACATCCTCCTTCGATGAGATCCTGGCCTTCTACAACGATGCCTCCAAGTTTGATGGGCAGCCGCTGGGCAACTTCCGCAGGCAGCTGTGGCTGGCGCTGGACAACCCTGGCTACTCTGTCTTGAGCAGGGTCTTCAGCATCTTGTCCATCCTGGTGGTGTTGGGGTCCATCATCACCATGTGCCTGAATAGCCTGCCGGACTTCCAAATACCTGACAGCCAGGGCAACCCTGGAGAGGACCCCAGGTTCGAAATTGTGGAGCACTTTGGTATCGCCTGGTTCACGTTTGAGCTGGTGGCCAGGTTTGCTGTGGCCCCTGACTTCCTCAAATTTTTCAAGAATGCCCTAAACCTTATTGACCTCATGTCCATTGTACCCTTTTACATCACTCTGGTGGTGAATCTGGTGGTAGAGAGCACACCTACCCTGGCCAACTTGGGCAGGGTGGCCCAGGTCCTGAGGCTGATGCGGATTTTCCGCATCTTAAAGCTGGCTAGACACTCCACTGGCCTCCGCTCCCTGGGCGCCACCCTGAAATACAGCTACAAAGAAGTAGGGCTGCttttgctctatctctctgtgggGATTTCCATCTTCTCTGTAGTGGCCTACACCATTGAAAAGGAGGAGAATGAGGGCCTGACCACCATCCCTGCCTGCTGGTGGTGGGCCACCGTCAGTATGACCACTGTGGGGTACGGGGATGTGGTCCCGGGAACCACCGCAGGGAAGCTGACCGCCTCTGCCTGCATCTTGGCGGGTATCCTGGTGGTGGTACTGCCCATCACCTTGATCTTCAACAAGTTCTCCCACTTTTATCGGCGCCAAAAGCAACTTGAGAGTGCCATGCGCAGCTGTGACTTCGGAGATGGAATGAAGGAGGTTCCCTCTGTCAATTTAAGGGACTACTATGCACATAAAGTTAAATCCCTCATGGCAAGCCTGACGAACATGAGCAGGAGCTCACCAAGTGAACTAAGTTTAAATGATTCCCTACATTAG